Proteins from a single region of Lysinibacillus sp. JNUCC-52:
- the nikC gene encoding nickel transporter permease, producing the protein MEKVTTTIDHSILSDARKASRKKNMIGFLNKIKKNKAAVAGGIIILLYLIMFLIGPIFAPYDPYDVQLDQKLQAPSLDHLMGTDDKGRDIFSRILYGSRLSIGVGFSAVLFGGTIGTLLGLIAGYYGRWIDSIISRILDIMLAFPGILLALAIVSALGPSLINVTIAVGFFSIPMFARIVRGSTMEVKKLEYIDAVRTLGANDVTILAKHVFPNILSPIIVQASMRLATAILSAAGLSFLGLGAQPPSPEWGAMLSNGRDFIFTAPYMAMFPGLMISILVLGFNLFGDGLRDALDPRMKN; encoded by the coding sequence ATGGAGAAAGTAACTACAACGATAGATCATTCTATATTATCGGATGCGCGCAAAGCATCTCGGAAAAAAAATATGATTGGTTTTCTCAACAAAATTAAAAAAAATAAAGCAGCTGTTGCAGGTGGTATCATTATTCTTCTTTATTTAATTATGTTTCTTATCGGGCCAATCTTTGCTCCTTATGATCCATATGATGTGCAGTTGGATCAAAAATTGCAGGCACCTAGCTTGGATCATTTAATGGGGACGGATGATAAAGGTCGTGATATTTTTAGTCGAATACTATATGGTTCACGCCTGTCAATTGGTGTCGGTTTTTCAGCCGTACTTTTTGGTGGAACGATTGGCACGTTATTAGGGCTTATTGCAGGCTATTATGGCCGATGGATTGATTCCATTATTAGCCGAATTTTAGATATCATGCTCGCCTTCCCTGGTATTTTACTAGCATTGGCGATTGTCAGTGCATTAGGACCAAGCCTAATTAACGTCACAATTGCTGTTGGCTTTTTCTCAATACCGATGTTCGCTCGTATCGTGCGCGGTTCTACGATGGAAGTTAAAAAATTGGAATACATTGATGCTGTCCGAACACTCGGTGCGAACGATGTGACAATTTTAGCGAAGCATGTTTTCCCTAATATTTTATCACCAATTATTGTGCAAGCATCTATGCGTTTAGCTACAGCCATTTTATCAGCTGCTGGTTTATCATTTTTAGGTTTAGGTGCTCAGCCTCCATCACCAGAATGGGGAGCCATGCTCTCTAACGGTAGAGATTTTATTTTTACTGCTCCATATATGGCGATGTTTCCTGGGCTGATGATTTCGATACTTGTACTCGGCTTTAACTTATTTGGAGATGGTTTACGAGATGCACTTGATCCGAGAATGAAAAATTAA
- a CDS encoding ABC transporter ATP-binding protein, whose protein sequence is MTMNKNAQPLLQVNDLKQHFFLKKEKLFGPQQVVKAVDGVSFNIMPGETLSIVGESGCGKSTTGRAILRLDEPTSGEVLLFGKNLVEMNKKELRAARKDMQIIFQDPYASLNPRRTIRKMLTEAMSIQKIVPPAQQESRMLELMTLVGLRPEYLERYPHEFSGGQRQRIGIARALAVNPKIIICDESVSALDVSIQAQILNLLKKLQRDLDLTFLFISHDLSVVRHISDRVMVMYLGKVVEIADKHSLFSQPLHPYTKALFSSIPIIDKQHRKERIILKGDIPSPLNPPSGCSFHTRCPFATDKCKVEIPALREINQTHQVACHFAENLV, encoded by the coding sequence ATGACGATGAATAAAAACGCGCAACCATTATTACAAGTAAACGACTTAAAACAGCATTTTTTCTTAAAAAAAGAAAAACTCTTTGGTCCACAGCAAGTTGTGAAAGCTGTAGATGGTGTTTCTTTCAATATTATGCCAGGTGAAACGCTAAGCATTGTTGGGGAATCAGGCTGTGGGAAATCGACAACAGGTCGTGCTATTTTACGATTGGATGAACCGACATCAGGCGAAGTATTATTGTTCGGCAAAAACTTAGTAGAGATGAATAAAAAAGAACTACGGGCTGCAAGAAAGGATATGCAAATTATTTTTCAGGACCCTTACGCTTCCCTTAATCCGCGCAGAACGATTCGCAAAATGCTGACAGAGGCGATGTCTATTCAAAAAATTGTACCGCCAGCGCAACAAGAGTCACGAATGCTAGAATTAATGACTCTCGTTGGTTTACGTCCAGAATACCTCGAGCGCTATCCACATGAATTTTCTGGTGGACAGCGACAACGTATCGGTATTGCGAGAGCACTTGCAGTCAATCCAAAAATTATTATTTGTGATGAATCGGTATCTGCATTAGATGTGTCTATTCAAGCTCAAATATTAAATTTACTAAAAAAACTACAGCGTGATTTAGATTTGACGTTTTTATTTATTTCGCATGATTTAAGTGTCGTGCGACATATATCTGATCGTGTTATGGTAATGTATCTCGGAAAAGTTGTCGAAATAGCCGACAAGCATTCCCTTTTCTCTCAGCCGCTTCACCCTTATACAAAAGCACTATTTTCGTCTATACCAATTATCGATAAGCAGCATCGGAAGGAACGCATTATTTTGAAGGGAGATATTCCATCCCCTCTAAATCCTCCTTCAGGTTGTAGCTTTCATACACGTTGTCCGTTTGCAACAGATAAATGTAAAGTTGAAATTCCAGCGCTACGGGAAATAAATCAAACGCATCAGGTAGCTTGCCATTTTGCAGAAAATTTAGTTTAA
- a CDS encoding sensor histidine kinase: protein MLQLETFNIYILLCVIAPIIGAFLLTFIFIFEKQIDSLEEEKRHLELEQDLQRANILQLNQQIQPHFFFNALNSLLSLARINRKEDLVAGIEALATFFKFKYNDHDVLIALKNEVQFVESYLNIQQLRFGHRLTVNKFIDNDALSVKIPPFLFQTIIENAFKHGFEKHIGPAELSIYIKKMDNILLLEIKNTQPIDSAINHTDDALQQGYGLENVQKRLQLIYGLENILFSTVSEKEIYTVTIHVPA, encoded by the coding sequence ATGTTACAACTAGAAACATTCAACATATATATTCTCCTATGTGTAATCGCTCCAATCATTGGAGCTTTTCTGCTTACATTTATATTTATTTTTGAAAAACAGATTGATAGTCTTGAGGAAGAAAAAAGACATTTGGAGCTAGAGCAGGATTTGCAGCGTGCGAATATACTTCAACTGAATCAGCAAATACAACCACACTTCTTTTTTAATGCTTTAAATTCTTTGTTAAGCCTAGCCCGCATTAATCGTAAAGAAGACTTAGTTGCAGGTATTGAAGCTTTAGCAACGTTTTTTAAATTTAAATATAATGATCACGATGTCTTAATCGCTTTAAAAAACGAGGTCCAATTTGTTGAGAGCTATTTAAATATTCAGCAGCTACGTTTCGGTCATCGTTTAACCGTCAATAAATTTATCGATAATGATGCTCTCTCAGTCAAAATACCGCCGTTTCTTTTTCAAACAATTATTGAAAATGCCTTTAAACATGGCTTTGAGAAGCATATCGGACCTGCAGAGCTATCTATTTATATAAAAAAAATGGACAATATTTTATTGCTTGAAATAAAAAATACACAGCCAATTGATTCGGCAATTAACCATACTGATGATGCATTGCAGCAAGGCTATGGACTTGAAAATGTTCAAAAACGTCTCCAACTTATATACGGACTTGAAAATATTTTATTTTCGACCGTTAGCGAGAAGGAAATTTATACCGTTACTATTCATGTTCCTGCGTAA
- a CDS encoding ABC transporter ATP-binding protein produces the protein MKRDTVLEVKNLQTYFYSSEGVAKAVDGVSFTLHKGETLGIVGESGCGKSMTSLSLLRLVPSPPGKIINGEILLNNTDLMKLSEEELRKIRGNKISMIFQEPMTSLNPVLTVGEQIAETIRLHQGLSRKEAWQQAVEMIRLVGIPAPEKRAKQEPYQLSGGMRQRIMIAMALACTPDVLIADEPTTALDVTIQAQIIDIIRNLQQQLGMSIIFITHDLGVVAEICDKIAVMYAGQVVEEGSTDSLFEKPLHPYTKGLIQSLPKLYEDQEELSTIHGTVPSPYHYPNGCRYAERCPFATELCRVQQPELITVESDKKVRCWMYSEEWQGESVKEEMVV, from the coding sequence ATGAAACGAGATACTGTATTGGAAGTAAAAAACTTACAAACATATTTTTATTCTAGTGAAGGGGTCGCAAAGGCTGTAGATGGCGTATCGTTTACACTTCATAAAGGAGAAACGTTAGGCATTGTTGGTGAATCGGGTTGTGGAAAATCCATGACTTCTCTTTCTCTCCTCAGATTAGTACCTTCACCACCAGGTAAAATTATTAATGGTGAAATACTACTAAACAATACAGATTTAATGAAACTGTCAGAAGAAGAGCTACGGAAAATAAGGGGCAATAAAATATCAATGATATTCCAGGAGCCGATGACGAGCCTAAATCCCGTCTTAACAGTTGGTGAGCAAATTGCTGAAACAATACGTTTACATCAAGGGTTGTCCCGTAAGGAAGCTTGGCAACAGGCAGTTGAAATGATTCGTCTAGTCGGCATACCAGCTCCAGAAAAAAGAGCAAAGCAGGAGCCTTATCAATTAAGTGGCGGAATGCGACAGCGTATTATGATTGCAATGGCTTTAGCTTGCACACCAGATGTATTAATTGCTGACGAGCCAACAACCGCGCTAGATGTAACGATTCAAGCACAGATTATTGATATTATTCGAAACTTACAACAGCAATTAGGAATGAGCATTATTTTTATCACACATGACCTCGGAGTAGTAGCAGAAATTTGCGATAAAATTGCGGTAATGTATGCGGGCCAAGTAGTAGAAGAAGGCTCTACAGATAGCCTTTTTGAGAAGCCTCTCCATCCTTATACAAAGGGTTTAATTCAATCATTACCAAAGCTTTATGAAGATCAAGAAGAGCTATCGACAATCCACGGTACTGTACCAAGTCCATATCACTATCCGAATGGCTGCCGTTATGCTGAACGCTGTCCGTTTGCAACGGAGCTATGTCGTGTGCAGCAACCAGAGCTCATTACTGTAGAGTCCGATAAAAAGGTAAGATGCTGGATGTATAGTGAAGAATGGCAAGGTGAATCAGTGAAGGAGGAGATGGTAGTATGA
- the nikB gene encoding nickel ABC transporter permease, whose protein sequence is MTLFILKRIAQIIPVTLGVTLVVFLIMQMIPGDPALILAGEGASNETVEELRENLGLNKPLYVQYGEYINNLLHGDMGNSLKNKQPVFEEITARLPITIELAIYSILITIVLGLIAGIISAIRPYSILDVGLMIVALLGISLPSFWLGILLMYVFSVQLHWLPVAGWESAKHIILPAITLGAGGAAIVARMTRSSMLEVVNQDYIRTAKAKGLKGYVIILKHALRNALIPVITVVGLQFGTLLGGTVLVESVFAVNGLGRMIVDAIRTRDIPVVQGGVLVASLIFVVINLFVDILYRIFNKRIDLN, encoded by the coding sequence ATGACACTATTTATCTTAAAACGAATTGCGCAAATTATCCCTGTTACATTAGGTGTAACACTCGTTGTGTTTTTAATTATGCAGATGATCCCTGGTGATCCTGCGTTGATTTTAGCTGGTGAAGGTGCTTCAAATGAAACGGTTGAAGAATTACGTGAAAACTTAGGGTTAAACAAACCTTTATATGTTCAATACGGAGAATATATAAACAATCTTTTACATGGCGATATGGGGAATTCCTTAAAAAATAAGCAACCCGTTTTTGAGGAAATTACGGCACGCTTACCGATTACAATTGAGCTGGCGATATATAGTATTTTAATTACCATTGTGTTAGGTCTTATTGCAGGAATTATTTCAGCAATACGTCCCTATTCAATTTTAGATGTTGGGTTAATGATTGTTGCGCTACTCGGCATTTCTCTACCAAGCTTTTGGCTTGGCATTTTATTAATGTATGTATTTTCAGTACAGCTACATTGGCTGCCAGTAGCTGGATGGGAAAGTGCAAAGCATATTATTTTACCAGCCATTACACTCGGTGCTGGAGGTGCTGCTATTGTCGCACGAATGACACGCTCCAGTATGCTTGAAGTTGTCAATCAAGACTACATCCGTACAGCAAAAGCAAAGGGATTAAAAGGTTACGTTATCATTCTAAAACACGCATTACGCAATGCATTAATACCTGTCATTACAGTAGTAGGATTACAGTTTGGTACTTTACTTGGAGGAACAGTATTAGTTGAATCTGTTTTTGCCGTAAACGGACTTGGTCGTATGATTGTGGATGCTATTCGTACTCGAGATATACCCGTTGTACAAGGCGGCGTACTTGTAGCTTCATTAATATTTGTTGTTATCAATCTCTTTGTCGATATTTTATACAGAATATTTAATAAACGAATTGATTTAAATTAG